From the Temnothorax longispinosus isolate EJ_2023e chromosome 6, Tlon_JGU_v1, whole genome shotgun sequence genome, one window contains:
- the Inc gene encoding BTB/POZ domain-containing protein KCTD5 isoform X2, whose amino-acid sequence MADFSDTNSHEMTENHVGKRCNNQWVRLNVGGTYFLTAKTTLARDPNSFLYRLCQEDSDLISDRDETGAYLIDRDPTYFSPVLNYLRHGKLVINKDLTEEGVLEEAEFYNITELIRLVKERIILRDTRPQRDSKKHVYRVLQCHEDELTQMVSTMSDGWRFEQLINIGSQYNYGNDDHAEFLCVVSREYGPSQLSSKEEESTDRVKVLQQKGSRM is encoded by the exons ATGGCGGACTTCAGCGACACGAACTCGCACGAGATGACAGAGAATCATGTCGGCAAGCGGTGCAATAATCAGTGGGTGCGACTGAACGTGGGTGGGACGTATTTCCTGACGGCGAAGACCACCCTGGCGAGGGACCCGAACTCGTTTCTGTATCGGCTGTGCCAGGAGGACTCGGACCTTATTTCGGACAGG GACGAGACGGGAGCGTACCTGATAGACCGCGACCCCACGTACTTCAGTCCGGTCCTCAATTACCTGCGCCACGGCAAGCTGGTCATCAACAAGGATCTGACAGAGGAGGGTGTGCTGGAGGAGGCggagttttataatatcacCGAGCTCATACGGCTAGTCAAAGAAAGGATCATTCTGAGGGACACCCGGCCACAGAGGGACTCCAAGAAGCATGTCTACAGGGTTCTCCAGTGTCACGAGGACGAGCTGACGCAGATGGTGTCCACGATGTCGGACGGCTGGAGATTTGAACAG CTAATCAACATAGGTTCTCAATATAACTACGGTAATGACGATCACGCGGAATTTTTATGTGTGGTAAGCCGAGAATACGGACCTAGTCAGCTCAGCAGTAAAGAAGAGGAATCTACGGATCGCGTCAAG GTTTTGCAGCAGAAGGGTTCACGCATGTAA
- the Inc gene encoding BTB/POZ domain-containing protein KCTD5 isoform X1, translating into MSIDANASMADFSDTNSHEMTENHVGKRCNNQWVRLNVGGTYFLTAKTTLARDPNSFLYRLCQEDSDLISDRDETGAYLIDRDPTYFSPVLNYLRHGKLVINKDLTEEGVLEEAEFYNITELIRLVKERIILRDTRPQRDSKKHVYRVLQCHEDELTQMVSTMSDGWRFEQLINIGSQYNYGNDDHAEFLCVVSREYGPSQLSSKEEESTDRVKVPLSYSTVSHPYLSSQSSHG; encoded by the exons ATGTCAATTGATGCCAATGCAAGTATGGCGGACTTCAGCGACACGAACTCGCACGAGATGACAGAGAATCATGTCGGCAAGCGGTGCAATAATCAGTGGGTGCGACTGAACGTGGGTGGGACGTATTTCCTGACGGCGAAGACCACCCTGGCGAGGGACCCGAACTCGTTTCTGTATCGGCTGTGCCAGGAGGACTCGGACCTTATTTCGGACAGG GACGAGACGGGAGCGTACCTGATAGACCGCGACCCCACGTACTTCAGTCCGGTCCTCAATTACCTGCGCCACGGCAAGCTGGTCATCAACAAGGATCTGACAGAGGAGGGTGTGCTGGAGGAGGCggagttttataatatcacCGAGCTCATACGGCTAGTCAAAGAAAGGATCATTCTGAGGGACACCCGGCCACAGAGGGACTCCAAGAAGCATGTCTACAGGGTTCTCCAGTGTCACGAGGACGAGCTGACGCAGATGGTGTCCACGATGTCGGACGGCTGGAGATTTGAACAG CTAATCAACATAGGTTCTCAATATAACTACGGTAATGACGATCACGCGGAATTTTTATGTGTGGTAAGCCGAGAATACGGACCTAGTCAGCTCAGCAGTAAAGAAGAGGAATCTACGGATCGCGTCAAGGTACCGCTATCCTATTCGACTGTTTCCCATCCTTATTTGAGTAGCCAAAGTAGCCACGGCTAA
- the LOC139815113 gene encoding glucose-induced degradation protein 4 homolog, translating to MPVKVDVVPPPPANSKQPGVTKSLLYNGSRFQGSQKSKGNSYDVEVVLQHVDEENSYLCGYLKIKGLTEEFPTLTTFFDGEIISKKYPFLTRKWDADEDVDKKHWSKFASFCQYAKTFNSDTFDYEALKGTDFVFMRWKEHFLVPDHTIKDINGASFAGFYYICFQKSAATIEGFYYHRSSEWYQSLNLRHVPEHSIQIYEFR from the exons ATGCCGGTGAAGGTCGACGTGGTGCCGCCGCCGCCCGCCAACTCGAAACAGCCGGGTGTCACCAAGTCCCTGCTGTACAACGGTTCGCGCTTCCAGGGCTCGCAGAAGTCCAAGGGCAACAGCTACGACGTGGAGGTGGTTTTGCAG CACGTGGACGAGGAAAACAGTTACCTGTGTGGATACCTGAAGATCAAGGGTCTCACGGAGGAGTTTCCGACGCTGACGACGTTCTTCGACGGCGAGATCATCTCCAAGAAGTATCCCTTTTTGACTCGCAAGTGGGACGCCGACGAGGATGTTGATAAGAAACATTGG AGTAAATTCGCGTCGTTCTGCCAATACGCCAAAACGTTCAATTCCGACACGTTCGATTACGAGGCACTGAAGGGAACGGACTTTGTATTTATGAGGTGGAAGGAGCACTTCCTGGTACCCGATCATACAATCAAAGATATCAACGGTGCCTCCTTTGCAGGATTTTACTATATTTGCTTCCAGAAATCCGCCGCCACGATAGAAGGCTTTTATTATCATCGTAGTTCTGAATG GTATCAATCCTTGAATCTGAGACATGTCCCAGAGCACAGTATACAGATATACGAGTTCAGGTGA
- the Rab40 gene encoding ras-related protein Rab-40C isoform X2 — protein MAAGEASTARPRQEKQYDYLLKFLLVGDSDVGKQEILSGLEDGAAESPFCSGSGSAYKTTTILLDGKRVKLQLWDTSGQGRFCTIIRSYSRGAQGILLVYDITNKWSFDGIDRWLKEVEEHAPGVPKVLVGNRLHLAFKRQVGERDAEAYAAKNRMAFFEVSPLCDFNIRESFSELSRMALHRNGMERLWRSNKVLSLQELACRAIVARTTVYGIDQLPLPKSIKSHLKSYAMTTTSQLAQLRYGNRSLSSSKSLGSHHRKLRFVGVGHNNGGLSTPGSSPGSIADSRTSCVGRNSCTVS, from the exons ATGGCTGCGGGTGAGGCCAGCACGGCGAGGCCTCGTCAAGAGAAGCAGTACGACTACCTGCTCAAGTTCCTGCTGGTGGGCGACAGCGACGTCGGCAAGCAAGAGATCTTGAGCGGCCTCGAGGACGGCGCCGCGGAGTCGCCGTTCtgcagcggcagcggcagcg CTTACAAGACTACCACTATCCTGCTAGATGGGAAACGAGTAAAGCTACAATTGTGGGACACGTCAGGCCAGGGTAGATTCTGCACCATCATACGGTCTTACTCCAGGGGTGCGCAAGGTATACTCCTGGTGTACGACATCACCAATAAGTGGTCCTTCGACGGCATCGACAGGTGGCTGAAAGAAGTCGAGGAG CACGCTCCGGGCGTGCCGAAGGTCCTGGTCGGCAATCGCCTGCACTTGGCTTTCAAGAGACAAGTGGGCGAACGAGATGCCGAGGCTTACGCGGCCAAGAATCGAATGGCGTTCTTCGAGGTCTCGCCTCTCTGCGATTTCAATATCCGCGAGAGCTTCTCGGAACTCTCTCGGATGGCGCTACACAGGAACGGCATGGAGAGATTGTGGCGATCCAATAAAG TGCTCAGCCTGCAGGAACTGGCGTGCCGCGCGATAGTGGCCCGAACGACGGTTTACGGGATCGACCAGCTGCCGCTGCCCAAGTCGATCAAGTCGCATCTCAAGTCGTACGCGATGACGACCACGTCCCAACTGGCCCAATTGCGTTACGGCAACCGCTCGTTGAGCTCCAGCAAGAGCCTCGGGTCGCATCACCGGAAGCTACGCTTCGTCGGGGTGGGCCACAACAACGGCGGACTGTCGACGCCCGGCAGCTCGCCCGGCAGCATCGCCGACTCCCGCACAAGTTGCGTCGGTCGCAATTCCTGCACGGTGTCTTGA
- the Rab40 gene encoding ras-related protein Rab-40C isoform X1, with protein MAAGEASTARPRQEKQYDYLLKFLLVGDSDVGKQEILSGLEDGAAESPFCSGSGSGEDFSECSSNISSITSYKTTTILLDGKRVKLQLWDTSGQGRFCTIIRSYSRGAQGILLVYDITNKWSFDGIDRWLKEVEEHAPGVPKVLVGNRLHLAFKRQVGERDAEAYAAKNRMAFFEVSPLCDFNIRESFSELSRMALHRNGMERLWRSNKVLSLQELACRAIVARTTVYGIDQLPLPKSIKSHLKSYAMTTTSQLAQLRYGNRSLSSSKSLGSHHRKLRFVGVGHNNGGLSTPGSSPGSIADSRTSCVGRNSCTVS; from the exons ATGGCTGCGGGTGAGGCCAGCACGGCGAGGCCTCGTCAAGAGAAGCAGTACGACTACCTGCTCAAGTTCCTGCTGGTGGGCGACAGCGACGTCGGCAAGCAAGAGATCTTGAGCGGCCTCGAGGACGGCGCCGCGGAGTCGCCGTTCtgcagcggcagcggcagcggtgAGGACTTTTCGGAATGTTCATCAAACATCTCCTCGATCACGT CTTACAAGACTACCACTATCCTGCTAGATGGGAAACGAGTAAAGCTACAATTGTGGGACACGTCAGGCCAGGGTAGATTCTGCACCATCATACGGTCTTACTCCAGGGGTGCGCAAGGTATACTCCTGGTGTACGACATCACCAATAAGTGGTCCTTCGACGGCATCGACAGGTGGCTGAAAGAAGTCGAGGAG CACGCTCCGGGCGTGCCGAAGGTCCTGGTCGGCAATCGCCTGCACTTGGCTTTCAAGAGACAAGTGGGCGAACGAGATGCCGAGGCTTACGCGGCCAAGAATCGAATGGCGTTCTTCGAGGTCTCGCCTCTCTGCGATTTCAATATCCGCGAGAGCTTCTCGGAACTCTCTCGGATGGCGCTACACAGGAACGGCATGGAGAGATTGTGGCGATCCAATAAAG TGCTCAGCCTGCAGGAACTGGCGTGCCGCGCGATAGTGGCCCGAACGACGGTTTACGGGATCGACCAGCTGCCGCTGCCCAAGTCGATCAAGTCGCATCTCAAGTCGTACGCGATGACGACCACGTCCCAACTGGCCCAATTGCGTTACGGCAACCGCTCGTTGAGCTCCAGCAAGAGCCTCGGGTCGCATCACCGGAAGCTACGCTTCGTCGGGGTGGGCCACAACAACGGCGGACTGTCGACGCCCGGCAGCTCGCCCGGCAGCATCGCCGACTCCCGCACAAGTTGCGTCGGTCGCAATTCCTGCACGGTGTCTTGA
- the Foxk gene encoding forkhead box protein K1 isoform X2 encodes MSTYSRTQESDAWALLALKSAPASPSKMQWNPESSGAPIARLEAREFEYMVRQRRITIGRNSSKGEVDVNMGHSSFISRRHLEIFYEHPFFFMVCNGKNGVFVDGVFQRKGAPVFQLPKTCTFRFPSTTIKLMFQSLVDEQEQSNIRVPSPPKQRAPLPPLRINIPDAGYSSPFPSPTGTISAANSCPASPRAGQGRRNISADLQMAAVYAAAAVANDSQSSALDRHNLERHDGGQSSSRQISPEPGADARYRGGNSSGPNGTAPRYSPPKDDSKPPYSYAQLIVQAIASAPDKQLTLSGIYSYITKHYPYYRTADKGWQNSIRHNLSLNRYFIKVPRSQEEPGKGSFWKIDPQSETKLIEQAFRRRRQRGVPCFRAPFGTLSSRSAPASPSHVGISGLITPECLSREASPGPESYPDSSVSSPAGQLATSQSAPGSPGHPYTSSQTTHKGRLVQTVIPYGSFLGTEKYLVPGNAVEDHSLSPAGQYSPAPVIVQTTYNYSANFISPDAGIGGISKRTHEESDSSPGSPAPLAIVESPEPPEHQPSQSKRQRIHEMDDH; translated from the exons ATGTCTACGTACTCTCGTACCCAGGAGAGCGACGCGTGGGCCCTCCTGGCACTCAAGTCGGCGCCGGCGAGCCCGTCGAAGATGCAGTGGAACCCGGAGTCGAGCGGGGCGCCGATCGCGCGGCTCGAGGCCCGCGAGTTCGAGTACATGGTTAGGCAACGGCGCATCACGATCGGCCGCAACAGCAGCAAGGGTGAGGTCGACGTCAACATGGGCCACTCCAGCTTCATCTCGCGCCGGCACCTCGAGATCTTCTACGAGCACCCGTTCTTCTTCATGGTCTGCAACGGCAAGAACGGCGTGTTCGTCGACGGGGTGTTCCAGCGCAAGGGCGCCCCGGTCTTTCAACTGCCAAAGAC ATGTACATTCAGATTTCCAAGTACAACGATAAAGCTGATGTTCCAGTCGCTTGTCGACGAGCAGGAACAAAGTAACATTCGCGTGCCGTCGCCGCCGAAGCAGCGGGCACCGTTGCCTCCCCTGCGAATAAACATCCCGGACGCCGGATATAGCAGCCCGTTCCCGTCGCCCACGGGCACGATAAGCGCCGCTAATTCGTGTCCAGCGAGTCCGCGTGCCGGCCAGGGCAGGAGAAACATCTCGGCGGACTTACAGATGGCCGCGGTGTACGCCGCCGCTGCCGTGGCGAACGATTCGCAGAGCTCCGCCTTGGATAGGCACAACTTGGAGAGGCACGACGGCGGGCAGAGCTCTAGCAGGCAGATAAGCCCGGAGCCCGGTGCCGATGCGCGTTATCGAGGTGGTAACAGTTCAGGACCGAACGGCACAGCGCCGCGATACAGTCCACCGAAGGATGACTCGAAACCGCCGTATTCCTACGCGCAATTGATCGTCCAGGCGATCGCCTCGGCGCCCGATAAACAGCTCACCTTGTCAGGGATCTATTCGTACATCACCAAGCATTATCCCTACTACAGAACCGCGGATAAGGGCTGGCAAAATTCTATACGGCACAATTTGTCGTTGAATCGATATTTCATCAAAGTACCCAGAAGTCAGGAAGAACCGGGGAAAGGGTCGTTCTGGAAGATAGATCCCCAATCGGAAACCAAACTCATCGAGCAGGCATTCAGACGAAGACGGCAACGTGGTGTACCTTGTTTCCGCGCGCCCTTCGGGACGTTATCATCAAg AAGTGCCCCGGCTTCGCCGTCCCACGTAGGAATTAGTGGATTAATCACGCCCGAGTGTCTAAGCAGAGAGGCTTCCCCAGGACCCGAATCTTATCCGGACAGCTCGGTATCTTCTCCGGCTGGGCAACTCGCGACGAGTCAATCGGCGCCTGGCTCTCCTGGACATCCGTATACATCGTCTCAGACAACTCACAAGGGACGCCTGGTGCAAACAGTG ATACCTTACGGTTCGTTTCTTggaacagaaaaatatttggtgCCTGGGAACGCTGTAGAGGACCATTCTTTATCTCCAGCTGGCCAATACAGTCCAGCTCCTGTTATTGTACAAACAACATATAATTACAG TGCAAATTTTATCAGCCCCGATGCTGGCATTGGGGGGATTAGCAAACGCACTCATGAAGAATCGGACAGCTCGCCAGGTTCACCGGCCCCGCTCGCGATCGTCGAGAGCCCCGAGCCTCCTGAACACCAGCCATCGCAATCGAAACGTCAACGTATCCACGAAATGGATGATCATTGA
- the Foxk gene encoding forkhead box protein K1 isoform X1, giving the protein MSTYSRTQESDAWALLALKSAPASPSKMQWNPESSGAPIARLEAREFEYMVRQRRITIGRNSSKGEVDVNMGHSSFISRRHLEIFYEHPFFFMVCNGKNGVFVDGVFQRKGAPVFQLPKTCTFRFPSTTIKLMFQSLVDEQEQSNIRVPSPPKQRAPLPPLRINIPDAGYSSPFPSPTGTISAANSCPASPRAGQGRRNISADLQMAAVYAAAAVANDSQSSALDRHNLERHDGGQSSSRQISPEPGADARYRGGNSSGPNGTAPRYSPPKDDSKPPYSYAQLIVQAIASAPDKQLTLSGIYSYITKHYPYYRTADKGWQNSIRHNLSLNRYFIKVPRSQEEPGKGSFWKIDPQSETKLIEQAFRRRRQRGVPCFRAPFGTLSSRSAPASPSHVGISGLITPECLSREASPGPESYPDSSVSSPAGQLATSQSAPGSPGHPYTSSQTTHKGRLVQTVVTNGVSGDATGREEKYLVPGNAVEDHSLSPAGQYSPAPVIVQTTYNYSANFISPDAGIGGISKRTHEESDSSPGSPAPLAIVESPEPPEHQPSQSKRQRIHEMDDH; this is encoded by the exons ATGTCTACGTACTCTCGTACCCAGGAGAGCGACGCGTGGGCCCTCCTGGCACTCAAGTCGGCGCCGGCGAGCCCGTCGAAGATGCAGTGGAACCCGGAGTCGAGCGGGGCGCCGATCGCGCGGCTCGAGGCCCGCGAGTTCGAGTACATGGTTAGGCAACGGCGCATCACGATCGGCCGCAACAGCAGCAAGGGTGAGGTCGACGTCAACATGGGCCACTCCAGCTTCATCTCGCGCCGGCACCTCGAGATCTTCTACGAGCACCCGTTCTTCTTCATGGTCTGCAACGGCAAGAACGGCGTGTTCGTCGACGGGGTGTTCCAGCGCAAGGGCGCCCCGGTCTTTCAACTGCCAAAGAC ATGTACATTCAGATTTCCAAGTACAACGATAAAGCTGATGTTCCAGTCGCTTGTCGACGAGCAGGAACAAAGTAACATTCGCGTGCCGTCGCCGCCGAAGCAGCGGGCACCGTTGCCTCCCCTGCGAATAAACATCCCGGACGCCGGATATAGCAGCCCGTTCCCGTCGCCCACGGGCACGATAAGCGCCGCTAATTCGTGTCCAGCGAGTCCGCGTGCCGGCCAGGGCAGGAGAAACATCTCGGCGGACTTACAGATGGCCGCGGTGTACGCCGCCGCTGCCGTGGCGAACGATTCGCAGAGCTCCGCCTTGGATAGGCACAACTTGGAGAGGCACGACGGCGGGCAGAGCTCTAGCAGGCAGATAAGCCCGGAGCCCGGTGCCGATGCGCGTTATCGAGGTGGTAACAGTTCAGGACCGAACGGCACAGCGCCGCGATACAGTCCACCGAAGGATGACTCGAAACCGCCGTATTCCTACGCGCAATTGATCGTCCAGGCGATCGCCTCGGCGCCCGATAAACAGCTCACCTTGTCAGGGATCTATTCGTACATCACCAAGCATTATCCCTACTACAGAACCGCGGATAAGGGCTGGCAAAATTCTATACGGCACAATTTGTCGTTGAATCGATATTTCATCAAAGTACCCAGAAGTCAGGAAGAACCGGGGAAAGGGTCGTTCTGGAAGATAGATCCCCAATCGGAAACCAAACTCATCGAGCAGGCATTCAGACGAAGACGGCAACGTGGTGTACCTTGTTTCCGCGCGCCCTTCGGGACGTTATCATCAAg AAGTGCCCCGGCTTCGCCGTCCCACGTAGGAATTAGTGGATTAATCACGCCCGAGTGTCTAAGCAGAGAGGCTTCCCCAGGACCCGAATCTTATCCGGACAGCTCGGTATCTTCTCCGGCTGGGCAACTCGCGACGAGTCAATCGGCGCCTGGCTCTCCTGGACATCCGTATACATCGTCTCAGACAACTCACAAGGGACGCCTGGTGCAAACAGTGGTAACAAATGGTGTCAGTGGCGATGCCACAGGAAGAGAAG aaaaatatttggtgCCTGGGAACGCTGTAGAGGACCATTCTTTATCTCCAGCTGGCCAATACAGTCCAGCTCCTGTTATTGTACAAACAACATATAATTACAG TGCAAATTTTATCAGCCCCGATGCTGGCATTGGGGGGATTAGCAAACGCACTCATGAAGAATCGGACAGCTCGCCAGGTTCACCGGCCCCGCTCGCGATCGTCGAGAGCCCCGAGCCTCCTGAACACCAGCCATCGCAATCGAAACGTCAACGTATCCACGAAATGGATGATCATTGA
- the Foxk gene encoding forkhead box protein K1 isoform X3, with the protein MQWNPESSGAPIARLEAREFEYMVRQRRITIGRNSSKGEVDVNMGHSSFISRRHLEIFYEHPFFFMVCNGKNGVFVDGVFQRKGAPVFQLPKTCTFRFPSTTIKLMFQSLVDEQEQSNIRVPSPPKQRAPLPPLRINIPDAGYSSPFPSPTGTISAANSCPASPRAGQGRRNISADLQMAAVYAAAAVANDSQSSALDRHNLERHDGGQSSSRQISPEPGADARYRGGNSSGPNGTAPRYSPPKDDSKPPYSYAQLIVQAIASAPDKQLTLSGIYSYITKHYPYYRTADKGWQNSIRHNLSLNRYFIKVPRSQEEPGKGSFWKIDPQSETKLIEQAFRRRRQRGVPCFRAPFGTLSSRSAPASPSHVGISGLITPECLSREASPGPESYPDSSVSSPAGQLATSQSAPGSPGHPYTSSQTTHKGRLVQTVVTNGVSGDATGREEKYLVPGNAVEDHSLSPAGQYSPAPVIVQTTYNYSANFISPDAGIGGISKRTHEESDSSPGSPAPLAIVESPEPPEHQPSQSKRQRIHEMDDH; encoded by the exons ATGCAGTGGAACCCGGAGTCGAGCGGGGCGCCGATCGCGCGGCTCGAGGCCCGCGAGTTCGAGTACATGGTTAGGCAACGGCGCATCACGATCGGCCGCAACAGCAGCAAGGGTGAGGTCGACGTCAACATGGGCCACTCCAGCTTCATCTCGCGCCGGCACCTCGAGATCTTCTACGAGCACCCGTTCTTCTTCATGGTCTGCAACGGCAAGAACGGCGTGTTCGTCGACGGGGTGTTCCAGCGCAAGGGCGCCCCGGTCTTTCAACTGCCAAAGAC ATGTACATTCAGATTTCCAAGTACAACGATAAAGCTGATGTTCCAGTCGCTTGTCGACGAGCAGGAACAAAGTAACATTCGCGTGCCGTCGCCGCCGAAGCAGCGGGCACCGTTGCCTCCCCTGCGAATAAACATCCCGGACGCCGGATATAGCAGCCCGTTCCCGTCGCCCACGGGCACGATAAGCGCCGCTAATTCGTGTCCAGCGAGTCCGCGTGCCGGCCAGGGCAGGAGAAACATCTCGGCGGACTTACAGATGGCCGCGGTGTACGCCGCCGCTGCCGTGGCGAACGATTCGCAGAGCTCCGCCTTGGATAGGCACAACTTGGAGAGGCACGACGGCGGGCAGAGCTCTAGCAGGCAGATAAGCCCGGAGCCCGGTGCCGATGCGCGTTATCGAGGTGGTAACAGTTCAGGACCGAACGGCACAGCGCCGCGATACAGTCCACCGAAGGATGACTCGAAACCGCCGTATTCCTACGCGCAATTGATCGTCCAGGCGATCGCCTCGGCGCCCGATAAACAGCTCACCTTGTCAGGGATCTATTCGTACATCACCAAGCATTATCCCTACTACAGAACCGCGGATAAGGGCTGGCAAAATTCTATACGGCACAATTTGTCGTTGAATCGATATTTCATCAAAGTACCCAGAAGTCAGGAAGAACCGGGGAAAGGGTCGTTCTGGAAGATAGATCCCCAATCGGAAACCAAACTCATCGAGCAGGCATTCAGACGAAGACGGCAACGTGGTGTACCTTGTTTCCGCGCGCCCTTCGGGACGTTATCATCAAg AAGTGCCCCGGCTTCGCCGTCCCACGTAGGAATTAGTGGATTAATCACGCCCGAGTGTCTAAGCAGAGAGGCTTCCCCAGGACCCGAATCTTATCCGGACAGCTCGGTATCTTCTCCGGCTGGGCAACTCGCGACGAGTCAATCGGCGCCTGGCTCTCCTGGACATCCGTATACATCGTCTCAGACAACTCACAAGGGACGCCTGGTGCAAACAGTGGTAACAAATGGTGTCAGTGGCGATGCCACAGGAAGAGAAG aaaaatatttggtgCCTGGGAACGCTGTAGAGGACCATTCTTTATCTCCAGCTGGCCAATACAGTCCAGCTCCTGTTATTGTACAAACAACATATAATTACAG TGCAAATTTTATCAGCCCCGATGCTGGCATTGGGGGGATTAGCAAACGCACTCATGAAGAATCGGACAGCTCGCCAGGTTCACCGGCCCCGCTCGCGATCGTCGAGAGCCCCGAGCCTCCTGAACACCAGCCATCGCAATCGAAACGTCAACGTATCCACGAAATGGATGATCATTGA